A genomic window from Sphingobacterium spiritivorum includes:
- a CDS encoding M56 family metallopeptidase, protein MENLLYYSIQINLLLIIVYVSYIGLLKNLTFYALNRVYFLTGIIFSFSYPFLDIKRWFSKPIIAIGEYLTILPQMTEPAVKELSLNDIIIAVLVTGASMLLIRFLVQLASLLRIHMYSRPAQWRTFIFRNVWIPIVPFSFLNKIYVNKSLHEDLELADIFHHEEIHVKGKHSFDILLSELTLILCWYNPFVWLMRKAIRQNLEFLTDQQVLNNGADRKTYQYSLLHVTKQGAAIGISNQFNFKTLKRRIMMMNKKRSSKLQLSKYAFLLPVFIFAGAALTVNQAEARIEKIVSVTKATALDVSLPALKQDTVKVVKVVGEANVDKTVRDKVIINKKDTTINKIIIRSASAGKQPMYVVNGKEITKEDADNIRPEDITAINVLKDASATSLYGTKGENGVIMITLKNGNSGVINTGNASTFKKDSVDKFVRGKVTGVTILKRSDNQAGGASQLQIRGLKEGKDPMVIIDNEIQEGSKSLKDLDPNSIESIEILKDAAATVLHGSKAENGVIKITTKKKQIEEETEKK, encoded by the coding sequence ATGGAAAATCTACTTTATTATAGTATACAGATAAATCTCTTGTTGATCATTGTGTATGTAAGCTACATCGGATTATTAAAAAATCTGACTTTCTATGCCCTGAACAGAGTATATTTTTTGACGGGTATTATCTTTTCTTTTAGCTATCCCTTTCTGGATATCAAGAGATGGTTTTCAAAGCCAATCATAGCAATAGGTGAATACCTCACGATCCTCCCGCAGATGACAGAGCCGGCTGTAAAAGAGCTGAGTCTGAATGATATCATTATTGCAGTTTTAGTGACCGGAGCGAGCATGCTGCTGATACGTTTTCTTGTGCAGTTAGCAAGCCTTCTACGTATACATATGTACAGCCGGCCTGCACAGTGGAGAACATTTATCTTCCGGAATGTGTGGATACCTATTGTGCCTTTTTCATTCCTGAATAAAATCTATGTCAATAAGAGTCTCCATGAAGATTTAGAACTGGCAGATATCTTCCATCATGAAGAGATTCATGTCAAAGGAAAGCACAGTTTTGATATTTTACTGAGCGAACTGACATTGATCTTGTGCTGGTATAATCCGTTTGTCTGGTTGATGCGGAAAGCCATCCGTCAGAATCTGGAATTTCTTACCGATCAGCAGGTCCTGAATAATGGTGCTGACCGTAAGACCTATCAATATAGTTTGCTGCATGTTACCAAACAGGGAGCTGCTATTGGCATCAGTAATCAATTTAATTTCAAAACACTAAAGCGAAGAATTATGATGATGAATAAAAAACGCTCTTCAAAATTGCAATTGAGCAAATATGCGTTCTTATTACCTGTGTTTATTTTTGCAGGCGCAGCTTTAACTGTTAATCAGGCAGAAGCCAGAATCGAAAAGATTGTATCTGTGACAAAAGCGACAGCTTTAGACGTTAGCCTTCCGGCACTTAAGCAAGACACGGTAAAAGTGGTAAAAGTTGTCGGAGAAGCCAATGTGGATAAAACTGTCCGGGATAAAGTCATCATTAATAAAAAGGATACCACCATCAATAAGATTATTATTCGCTCGGCTTCGGCAGGTAAACAACCTATGTATGTGGTGAATGGTAAGGAAATTACCAAGGAAGATGCAGATAATATCCGACCGGAGGATATAACAGCTATTAATGTATTGAAAGATGCTTCTGCTACATCTCTTTATGGAACGAAAGGTGAAAACGGAGTCATAATGATAACACTTAAAAACGGCAATTCCGGGGTTATTAATACAGGTAATGCTTCGACTTTTAAGAAAGATAGTGTGGATAAGTTCGTTAGAGGAAAAGTAACAGGTGTCACGATTTTAAAAAGAAGTGACAATCAGGCTGGAGGAGCTTCTCAATTACAGATCCGTGGGTTGAAGGAGGGTAAAGACCCGATGGTAATCATTGATAATGAAATTCAGGAAGGCAGTAAGAGTTTAAAGGATCTTGACCCTAATTCCATAGAATCCATAGAGATTTTAAAAGATGCTGCAGCAACTGTATTGCATGGTAGCAAAGCTGAGAATGGAGTCATTAAGATTACGACCAAAAAGAAGCAAATAGAAGAAGAGACGGAGAAAAAATAG
- a CDS encoding DUF4240 domain-containing protein produces the protein MKDAEISEWFWSLIKNANLNRDTLRGLLANFSKDDLIKFQEEFIDASVELQEAPFTDYMEESEDGVEDIANWIVSNGKAFYFHILNNPGETPNNVNDFSDQILYGIADEVCVEKYGESTGIC, from the coding sequence ATGAAAGATGCAGAAATATCAGAATGGTTTTGGTCCCTCATTAAAAATGCAAATTTGAACAGGGATACGCTTAGGGGGCTTTTAGCTAATTTTTCAAAAGATGATCTTATAAAATTTCAGGAAGAATTTATTGATGCTTCAGTAGAATTACAGGAAGCTCCTTTTACAGATTATATGGAAGAATCTGAAGATGGAGTTGAGGATATAGCAAACTGGATTGTAAGTAATGGAAAAGCATTCTATTTTCATATCCTCAACAATCCCGGTGAAACACCAAATAATGTTAACGATTTTAGCGATCAGATTCTTTATGGAATAGCAGATGAAGTTTGTGTGGAAAAATACGGGGAATCAACAGGTATCTGTTAA
- a CDS encoding 50S ribosomal protein L25/general stress protein Ctc has product MKSIAISGSARQNVGKRDAKELRYEGQVPAVLYGSGTQTHLSVSAADLKPVLYTPEVVFVELDINGKKSKAIVQDAQFHPLTDLVIHIDFLELSDDKEVSVNIPVTLTGTSPGVKMGGKLVQKLRTLRVKATPNNLPQSIEVPMESLEVGKSVRVAQVQLKDAKILNNSDDTIVSVVMSRALRQAEQEAAKAAKGGKK; this is encoded by the coding sequence ATGAAATCAATTGCTATTAGCGGTTCTGCAAGACAGAACGTAGGGAAAAGAGATGCAAAAGAATTGCGTTACGAAGGTCAGGTACCTGCAGTTCTTTACGGTAGTGGTACTCAGACACACCTATCTGTATCCGCAGCTGATTTGAAACCAGTGCTTTACACTCCGGAAGTTGTATTCGTAGAATTAGACATCAACGGAAAAAAATCTAAAGCAATCGTTCAAGACGCTCAATTCCACCCTTTGACAGACTTAGTTATTCACATTGACTTTTTAGAGTTGAGTGATGACAAAGAAGTTTCTGTAAATATCCCTGTAACATTGACTGGTACTTCTCCAGGTGTTAAAATGGGGGGTAAATTAGTTCAAAAACTGCGTACACTTCGCGTTAAAGCTACTCCTAACAACTTGCCTCAGTCTATCGAAGTTCCTATGGAATCTTTAGAAGTAGGTAAATCAGTACGTGTTGCTCAGGTTCAGTTGAAAGATGCTAAAATCTTAAACAACTCTGATGATACTATCGTTTCAGTTGTTATGTCACGTGCATTGCGTCAGGCAGAGCAGGAAGCAGCTAAGGCAGCTAAAGGTGGTAAAAAATAA
- the pth gene encoding aminoacyl-tRNA hydrolase, giving the protein MNYLIVGLGNIGREYEDTRHNIGFMVADELVAQAGGSFSTLKHAYYSEYKQRGHNVYVIKPTTYMNLSGKAVNFWMQQLKVPIANLLVIVDDLALPFGTIRLKPKGSSAGHNGLKSIEALCGGQAYPRLRFGISDNFPKGRQADYVLAPFDNDEQKELPALIERSVQMVNSFINIGIELTMTNMNK; this is encoded by the coding sequence ATGAATTATTTAATTGTAGGGCTGGGAAATATCGGGCGCGAATATGAGGATACGCGTCACAATATTGGTTTTATGGTCGCAGATGAATTGGTCGCTCAGGCAGGGGGATCTTTTTCTACACTGAAGCATGCATATTATTCAGAGTATAAGCAGCGAGGCCATAATGTGTATGTTATCAAACCAACGACTTACATGAACTTAAGCGGTAAAGCAGTCAATTTCTGGATGCAGCAATTGAAAGTGCCTATCGCTAATCTTCTGGTTATAGTGGATGATCTGGCCCTGCCGTTTGGTACTATACGCCTCAAACCCAAAGGCAGCAGTGCAGGACATAACGGGCTAAAATCTATAGAAGCACTTTGCGGGGGACAGGCCTATCCAAGACTTCGCTTTGGAATCAGTGACAACTTTCCAAAGGGGCGTCAGGCAGATTATGTACTCGCTCCATTTGATAATGATGAGCAGAAGGAATTACCTGCTCTTATAGAACGCTCTGTACAGATGGTCAACAGTTTTATCAATATTGGTATAGAACTGACCATGACCAATATGAATAAATAA
- a CDS encoding DsrE family protein, producing MNKKLMLMMLILVSITTVYAQSKDPLQHNKEFTGAEAKLKSYKAIYQLDSNDPKIIEKAIRNINNALDDPRLQGKLQIELITFSGGTEAYLKSSSKFEEPLKKLIQRGVIVAQCLNSLKERNLSKDQLFDFVAYVPSGNGELIIRSLQGWTIIKP from the coding sequence ATGAACAAAAAACTAATGTTGATGATGCTTATACTGGTAAGTATAACGACTGTGTATGCCCAAAGTAAAGATCCTTTACAACACAACAAAGAATTTACGGGTGCGGAGGCGAAGCTTAAAAGCTATAAAGCTATCTATCAATTGGACAGCAATGATCCCAAGATTATTGAGAAAGCTATCCGCAACATCAATAATGCACTGGATGACCCTCGTTTGCAAGGCAAACTTCAGATTGAACTGATCACTTTTTCGGGGGGAACGGAAGCGTATCTGAAAAGCTCATCTAAATTTGAAGAACCGTTAAAAAAACTGATCCAACGTGGTGTTATTGTAGCTCAGTGTCTCAATTCTTTAAAAGAACGTAATCTCAGCAAAGATCAACTGTTCGATTTCGTTGCTTATGTACCTAGCGGAAACGGAGAACTGATTATTCGTTCTCTGCAAGGCTGGACAATTATTAAACCTTAA
- a CDS encoding BlaI/MecI/CopY family transcriptional regulator: MEKLTIQEEEAMLSIWQLNGGFIKEVLDNIKGSVVPYTTLASTIKNLERKGYVKAVKYANAKRYEPLITEEEYKKRFMSGFVGDYFKNSYKEMVSFFVKEDKLSASELEEIMDMIKNNKSS; the protein is encoded by the coding sequence ATGGAAAAATTAACGATTCAGGAAGAAGAGGCGATGCTATCTATCTGGCAGCTGAATGGGGGATTCATCAAAGAAGTACTGGACAATATTAAAGGTTCTGTAGTTCCTTATACCACACTGGCTTCGACAATCAAAAATCTGGAGCGCAAAGGTTATGTAAAGGCCGTAAAATATGCCAATGCCAAACGTTATGAACCATTGATCACGGAAGAAGAATATAAGAAGCGATTCATGAGCGGATTTGTAGGCGATTATTTTAAAAATTCTTACAAAGAGATGGTCAGTTTCTTTGTAAAAGAAGATAAGTTATCCGCTTCCGAGTTAGAAGAGATTATGGATATGATCAAGAATAATAAGAGCTCGTAG
- a CDS encoding LysR family transcriptional regulator produces MEFDYRLKVFYVAANTLNFTKAATELFISQPAVSKNIQEIENAVGTPLFERLGNRLILTKAGSILYHHTQLIFEQYNQASYEINKIIGKENGSLFIGISTTISQYVIPKILAQFVASCPQNDIKVYEYNSKRVEELLLRKEIHLGITEGLTDNRSLKFTPFLKDEIVLVTNTQNHLLNKKEFRLNDLYNIPLVIRETGSGTRDIIEERLRQKGIATHKLRIEITLSSTESIKEYLKYSKAAAFVSIHAISNELNANQLQIIELTDLNIERYFYITHLHGGLTGLPETFLKYIQKHKNHIYS; encoded by the coding sequence ATGGAATTTGATTATAGACTTAAAGTGTTTTACGTAGCTGCTAATACCTTGAATTTTACAAAAGCAGCAACAGAATTATTCATATCTCAACCTGCTGTAAGTAAAAATATTCAGGAAATAGAGAATGCAGTAGGCACTCCTCTTTTTGAACGGCTTGGTAACCGGCTGATACTGACCAAGGCAGGTTCTATACTGTATCATCATACTCAACTAATATTTGAACAGTATAATCAGGCTTCGTATGAAATCAACAAAATCATCGGAAAAGAAAATGGCAGTTTATTTATAGGTATCAGTACGACTATCTCCCAATACGTCATTCCAAAAATACTGGCGCAATTCGTTGCATCATGCCCGCAGAACGATATCAAGGTATATGAATATAATTCTAAAAGAGTTGAAGAACTCCTGCTCCGAAAAGAAATACATCTCGGAATCACGGAAGGACTTACAGACAACCGTTCCTTAAAATTCACACCTTTTCTTAAGGATGAGATCGTATTGGTCACCAACACCCAAAATCATTTATTAAACAAAAAAGAATTCAGGCTTAATGACCTTTATAATATCCCACTGGTAATTCGGGAGACAGGCTCCGGCACAAGGGATATTATCGAAGAAAGATTGCGTCAGAAAGGGATCGCTACTCACAAACTGAGGATCGAGATTACACTCTCTTCTACCGAAAGCATCAAAGAATACCTCAAATACAGTAAGGCTGCGGCTTTTGTTTCTATCCATGCGATCAGCAATGAACTCAATGCTAATCAGCTTCAGATCATAGAATTGACAGATCTGAATATTGAACGTTATTTCTACATCACACATTTGCATGGAGGATTGACAGGACTTCCTGAAACATTTTTAAAGTATATACAGAAGCATAAAAACCATATCTACTCATAA
- a CDS encoding molybdate ABC transporter substrate-binding protein, translated as MHKLVIYIFAFIAILSNAQAQDHRFDPPWNTPPESAVNFTIPGIDNIPDLYGEIENPQLVIFFAGNQFMVIDDLIKGFKKEHPQYERIFVETLPPGILAKQIQGGSLTIGNLKLTHTADIYTAGQRRITEMADYFDQTIEYARNKLILMVPEGNPKNIRTLEDLQRKDVRISMPNPAWEGVGEQIKTAYKKAGGDQLVSAVMDIKTKDESTYLTRIHHRESPLRILEGKADVAPVWYSEVVFQKLINHPVDGIEIPAEHNITAKYMAGKLKKAKNPEAAAAFMKYLQSPIAKAIYKKYGFEV; from the coding sequence ATGCACAAGTTAGTTATTTACATATTCGCATTTATCGCAATACTTTCTAATGCGCAGGCGCAGGATCACCGCTTTGATCCTCCGTGGAATACACCTCCTGAATCCGCAGTCAATTTCACTATTCCCGGAATAGACAATATTCCTGATCTGTACGGTGAGATAGAGAATCCGCAATTGGTGATTTTCTTTGCCGGCAATCAGTTTATGGTCATCGATGATCTGATCAAAGGATTTAAAAAAGAACATCCTCAATATGAACGCATTTTTGTAGAAACATTACCTCCCGGAATTCTTGCCAAACAAATACAGGGCGGTTCACTGACTATAGGCAATCTGAAACTCACGCATACAGCAGACATCTATACTGCCGGTCAAAGACGTATTACTGAAATGGCCGATTATTTTGATCAGACTATTGAATACGCCCGCAACAAACTCATCCTGATGGTTCCGGAAGGGAACCCCAAGAATATCCGGACGCTAGAAGATCTGCAACGCAAAGATGTACGGATAAGTATGCCCAATCCTGCCTGGGAAGGTGTAGGTGAACAGATCAAGACAGCATATAAAAAAGCAGGAGGAGATCAGCTGGTGTCTGCTGTAATGGATATAAAAACGAAGGATGAAAGTACATACCTGACCCGGATTCACCACAGGGAAAGTCCTTTGCGCATATTGGAAGGGAAAGCTGATGTTGCTCCGGTATGGTATTCAGAAGTTGTATTTCAGAAACTCATCAACCATCCGGTAGACGGTATAGAAATACCTGCAGAGCATAATATTACCGCTAAGTATATGGCCGGAAAGCTGAAAAAAGCAAAGAATCCGGAAGCTGCGGCAGCATTTATGAAATACCTTCAATCTCCTATAGCTAAAGCTATTTATAAGAAATACGGATTCGAAGTATAA
- a CDS encoding c-type cytochrome, with amino-acid sequence MEEELRISGRIIRYVIGLSIILVCFIVLSLYFTIHPPISQAMATEQPDSILTHVDQYEGISFGDNTEGKLAAEGEKLIKETYNYFYKDGQKIGNRLACTNCHLNGGTKAFAAPYIGLSGVFPMYIGREDKIESLEERINGCFERSMNGQAIDVNSTEMRAIVTYIKQISAKAPIGKRIAGQGFVKIVVPERAANPKMGAVIFQKQCQSCHGNTGQGVKLTNNKGYQYPPLWGEDSYNDGAGMARLLTAAKFIKANMPLGATYEAPVLSDEEAYDVAAYINSFPRPVKANKEKDYPNLEKKPKDSPYPPFNDQISQLQHKYGPYNF; translated from the coding sequence ATGGAGGAAGAATTAAGAATATCAGGAAGAATAATCCGTTATGTGATCGGTTTAAGCATCATACTGGTCTGCTTCATTGTGCTAAGTCTGTATTTCACTATTCATCCGCCCATATCTCAGGCAATGGCAACGGAACAGCCGGATAGTATATTGACCCATGTTGATCAGTACGAAGGAATCTCCTTTGGGGATAATACGGAAGGCAAACTGGCTGCTGAAGGTGAAAAACTGATTAAGGAAACCTACAATTACTTCTATAAGGATGGACAAAAGATCGGTAACCGGCTGGCTTGTACCAACTGTCATCTGAATGGCGGTACAAAAGCATTTGCGGCTCCTTACATAGGGTTGAGCGGAGTATTTCCAATGTATATCGGCAGGGAAGATAAGATTGAGTCACTGGAAGAACGTATCAACGGATGCTTTGAACGTAGTATGAACGGACAAGCTATCGATGTGAACAGTACGGAAATGCGCGCCATAGTAACCTACATCAAACAAATCAGTGCAAAAGCTCCTATAGGTAAGCGAATCGCCGGACAGGGTTTTGTGAAAATCGTCGTCCCTGAACGCGCTGCTAACCCAAAGATGGGAGCTGTCATCTTCCAGAAACAGTGTCAAAGTTGTCACGGAAACACTGGACAGGGTGTCAAATTAACAAATAATAAAGGATATCAATATCCGCCATTGTGGGGTGAGGATTCGTACAATGATGGTGCAGGAATGGCAAGATTGCTGACTGCAGCTAAATTTATCAAAGCTAATATGCCATTGGGCGCAACTTATGAAGCCCCTGTCTTATCGGATGAGGAAGCTTATGATGTAGCGGCGTATATCAACTCCTTTCCAAGACCTGTGAAGGCAAACAAAGAAAAGGATTATCCTAATCTGGAGAAGAAGCCGAAAGATTCGCCTTATCCTCCGTTCAATGATCAAATAAGTCAATTACAACATAAATATGGACCTTATAACTTTTAA
- a CDS encoding ribose-phosphate pyrophosphokinase encodes MPLQFNTVKLFAGSGTQELSEKIAKSYGKPLGDKTLSKFSDGEIQPFYNESVRGSDVFLIQSTNQPTDNLLELLLMIDAAKRASAHYITAVVPYFGFARQDRKDKPRVAIGAKMIANLITASGAHRIMTMDLHAAQIQGFFDIPVDHLDGSVIFVPYIKSLNLPNLTIASPDMGGSYRARTFAKFFNAEVIICDKRRKRANEIESMSIIGDVTGQDVVLIDDICDTAGTLSKAAALIMENGAKSVRAVCTHAVLSGKAYETIENSVLTEMIVTDTIKLDADKMSTCSKIKVLSTADLFANAIKNVNEHSSISDLFQVD; translated from the coding sequence ATGCCTTTGCAATTTAACACCGTAAAATTATTTGCTGGTTCCGGTACACAGGAATTATCAGAAAAAATCGCAAAATCTTACGGAAAACCTCTTGGGGACAAAACATTATCAAAATTCAGCGACGGAGAGATCCAGCCATTCTACAATGAGTCTGTACGTGGTAGCGATGTTTTCCTTATCCAATCTACCAATCAGCCTACTGACAATCTTTTGGAGCTGTTGTTGATGATTGATGCTGCAAAAAGAGCTTCTGCTCACTACATTACTGCAGTAGTTCCTTATTTCGGATTTGCCCGTCAAGACCGCAAAGACAAACCACGTGTAGCTATCGGCGCCAAAATGATCGCCAATCTGATCACTGCATCAGGAGCACACCGTATTATGACAATGGATTTGCATGCTGCACAGATCCAGGGATTCTTTGATATTCCGGTAGATCACCTTGACGGATCTGTGATCTTTGTACCTTACATCAAATCACTGAATCTTCCTAATCTGACAATTGCATCACCAGACATGGGTGGTTCGTACCGAGCACGTACATTTGCTAAATTCTTCAATGCTGAAGTTATTATCTGTGACAAACGTCGTAAACGTGCTAATGAGATTGAATCTATGTCTATCATCGGAGATGTAACAGGACAGGATGTGGTACTGATCGATGACATCTGTGATACAGCAGGAACTTTATCTAAAGCAGCTGCTCTGATCATGGAAAACGGAGCCAAATCTGTTCGTGCGGTATGTACACATGCTGTACTTTCAGGAAAAGCTTACGAAACAATCGAAAACTCTGTTTTGACAGAAATGATTGTAACTGATACCATCAAACTGGATGCTGACAAGATGAGCACATGCAGCAAGATCAAAGTATTATCTACAGCAGATCTGTTTGCCAATGCAATCAAAAATGTAAATGAGCACAGCTCTATATCTGATCTTTTTCAGGTAGACTAA